From the genome of Lutzomyia longipalpis isolate SR_M1_2022 chromosome 2, ASM2433408v1, one region includes:
- the LOC129788557 gene encoding tau-tubulin kinase homolog Asator-like isoform X1: MTSEDLLQPGHVVKERWKVVRKIGGGGFGEIYEGQDLITREQVALKVESARQPKQVLKMEVAVLKKLQGKEHVCRFIGCGRNDRFNYVVMQLQGKNLAELRRAQPRGAFSLSTTLRLGLQILRAIESIHSVGFLHRDIKPSNFSVGRLPYNSRRVYMLDFGLARQYTTGTGEVRCPRAAAGFRGTVRYASINAHRNREMGRHDDLWSLFYMLVEFVNGQLPWRKIKDKEQVGLMKEKYDHRLLLKHLPSDLKQFLEHIQSLMYADKPDYTMLAGLFERCMKRRGVKESDPYDWEKTDSGTSGTVISTNSLQSNLPSQLRNEHMHCNMTQMTVAASNASNMEQVVQPRREPPAQVPTTEPVNRDKAPTLDKNCNASAVTQPLVAASMIPQPTRSQAPSRIHRPDVHHQPGVKAQLPHITSSLSSPTKRQLQADYASRCSRRQKTPSIRDDTSYSSYVVVGVSMNSGIPIRQQQQQVQQQGKQQAAAEQETKNNENTPPTTKNTEKGSIGRLRVLTAPPTSVHDLGSCTETVTSNPAPPPNRGVVKSASGRRQGALRTGSSSRVTQRDHSVTQFAVIDDENVSALQQITRGGGGALTLASQWKSQFDDSEETTDNEWRQELHSPQHWNHGRARQRCRKTRLNITGIEDYPNLQEYLPHCWSDPALGTTLRQHLTPPLLQQAAFDKAAFQLDIMRNVGVRDSSPDSQVPVEPKPKNGAPTSTVGSLPNIVLQEFPVLPPKNAEISIAEENPKSLECAISGKLEIRVLPLGTRAVE; the protein is encoded by the exons ATGACGTCCGAGGATCTCCTGCAACCGGGCCACGTGGTGAAGGAGCGCTGGAAAGTGGTGCGGAAGATTGGAGGCGGTGGCTTTGGGGAGATATACGAGGGTCAGGATCTCATAACGCGCGAACAGGTGGCCCTAAAAGTTGAATCGGCCCGTCAGCCGAAACAGGTGCTTAAGATGGAGGTAGCTGTGCTGAAGAAGCTCCAGGGGAAGGAGCACGTTTGTAGATTTATCGGTTGCGGTCGCAATGATCGCTTCAACTACGTTGTGATGCAGCTACAGGGGAAGAATTTGGCAGAGCTGCGTCGGGCTCAGCCACGTGGAGCCTTCAGTCTCAGCACAACACTGCGGTTGGGATTGCAAATTTTGCGTGCTATTGAGTCCATCCATTCGGTGGGTTTCCTCCATCGGGACATCAAACCGAGTAATTTCTCCGTGGGAAGGCTACCCTACAACAGCCGACGCGTCTATATGCTTGACTTTGGGCTTGCCCGGCAGTACACAACGGGTACGGGTGAGGTTCGTTGCCCACGTGCTGCTGCGGGATTCCGAGGGACTGTTAG gTATGCGAGTATCAATGCGCACAGAAATCGCGAAATGGGTCGTCATGATGATCTGTGGTCGCTATTCTACATGCTAGTGGAATTTGTAAATGGGCAACTGCCGTGGCGAAAGATCAAAGATAAAGAACAAGTTGGGCTGATGAAGGAGAAATATGATCATAGATTGCTCCTGAAGCATCTACCGTCTGATCTCAAGCAATTCCTCGAGCACATCCAGTCACTCATGTATGCCGACAAGCCGGACTACACAATGCTAGCAGGCCTGTTTGAGCGCTGCATGAAGCGTCGTGGGGTTAAGGAGTCCGATCCGTATGATTGGGAAAAGACAGATTCCGGAACAAGTGGTACTGTGATATCTACAAACTCACTCCAGAGCAATCTACCGAGTCAGCTGCGCAACGAACATATGCACTGCAACATGACACAAATGACCGTTGCTGCATCCAATGCCAGCAACATGGAACAAGTGGTACAACCACGACGGGAACCTCCGGCCCAGGTACCCACAACGGAGCCCGTGAATCGCGATAAGGCACCAACATTGGATAAGAATTGCAATGCATCAGCTGTAACACAGCCCCTGGTTGCAGCATCCATGATTCCGCAGCCAACACGATCTCAGGCCCCATCGAGGATTCATCGGCCTGATGTGCACCATCAACCGGGTGTTAAAGCACAATTGCCCCACATTACATCATCCCTCTCGAGTCCGACCAAGAGGCAACTGCAGGCAGAT TATGCTTCCAGATGCAGTCGACGACAGAAGACACCTTCAATTAGAGACGATACAAGTTACTCAAGCTACGTGGTTGTGGGGGTTTCAATGAACTCTGGTATTCCAATTCGG cagcagcaacaacaggTACAGCAGCAGGGAAAGCAACAAGCTGCAGCAGAACAGGAGAcgaaaaacaatgaaaatacTCCACCAACAACTAAGAATACTGAGAAGGGTAGCATTGGACGCCTTCGGGTACTAACAGCACCACCCACAAGTGTTCACGATTTAG GAAGCTGCACGGAAACAGTTACATCCAATCCGGCACCTCCACCAAATCGTGGGGTGGTCAAGAGTGCCAGCGGTAGGAGGCAGGGTGCTCTGCGTACGGGCTCAAGTTCCAGGGTGACCCAACGTGATCATTCAGTGACTCAATTTGCTGTGATTGACGATGAGAACGTATCGGCTTTGCAACAGATAACACGTGGCGGTGGTGGTGCTCTAACACTGGCATCTCAGTGGAAATCCCAATTTGACGACTCGGAGGAGACAACGGACAACGAGTGGCGGCAGGAGCTGCACAGCCCACAGCATTGGAATCATGGTAGAGCACGGCAGCGTTGCCGCAAAACTCGGCTCAATATCACCGGCATCGAGGACTATCCGAATCTGCAGGAATATCTACCTCATTGCTGGTCAGATCCGGCACTTGGGACAACACTGCGGCAGCATCTAACGCCGCCACTTCTGCAGCAAGCGGCCTTCGACAAAGCC GCTTTTCAACTTGATATCATGCGAAATGTTGGGGTACGTGATAGTAGTCCTGATAGTCAAGTTCCGGTTGAGCCGAAGCCCAAAAATGGTGCTCCAACGTCGACTGTTGGTAGTCTTCCAAACATTGTCCTGCAGGAATTTCCGGTGCTACCACCCAAGAATGCTGAAATCTCAATTGCCGAGGAGAACCCAAAATCTCTGGAGTGTGCCATTAGTGGGAAGTTAGAAATTCGGGTTCTACCACTAG gaacaAGAGCGGTTGAATAG
- the LOC129788557 gene encoding tau-tubulin kinase homolog Asator-like isoform X2 — MTSEDLLQPGHVVKERWKVVRKIGGGGFGEIYEGQDLITREQVALKVESARQPKQVLKMEVAVLKKLQGKEHVCRFIGCGRNDRFNYVVMQLQGKNLAELRRAQPRGAFSLSTTLRLGLQILRAIESIHSVGFLHRDIKPSNFSVGRLPYNSRRVYMLDFGLARQYTTGTGEVRCPRAAAGFRGTVRYASINAHRNREMGRHDDLWSLFYMLVEFVNGQLPWRKIKDKEQVGLMKEKYDHRLLLKHLPSDLKQFLEHIQSLMYADKPDYTMLAGLFERCMKRRGVKESDPYDWEKTDSGTSGTVISTNSLQSNLPSQLRNEHMHCNMTQMTVAASNASNMEQVVQPRREPPAQVPTTEPVNRDKAPTLDKNCNASAVTQPLVAASMIPQPTRSQAPSRIHRPDVHHQPGVKAQLPHITSSLSSPTKRQLQADQQQQQVQQQGKQQAAAEQETKNNENTPPTTKNTEKGSIGRLRVLTAPPTSVHDLGSCTETVTSNPAPPPNRGVVKSASGRRQGALRTGSSSRVTQRDHSVTQFAVIDDENVSALQQITRGGGGALTLASQWKSQFDDSEETTDNEWRQELHSPQHWNHGRARQRCRKTRLNITGIEDYPNLQEYLPHCWSDPALGTTLRQHLTPPLLQQAAFDKAAFQLDIMRNVGVRDSSPDSQVPVEPKPKNGAPTSTVGSLPNIVLQEFPVLPPKNAEISIAEENPKSLECAISGKLEIRVLPLGTRAVE; from the exons ATGACGTCCGAGGATCTCCTGCAACCGGGCCACGTGGTGAAGGAGCGCTGGAAAGTGGTGCGGAAGATTGGAGGCGGTGGCTTTGGGGAGATATACGAGGGTCAGGATCTCATAACGCGCGAACAGGTGGCCCTAAAAGTTGAATCGGCCCGTCAGCCGAAACAGGTGCTTAAGATGGAGGTAGCTGTGCTGAAGAAGCTCCAGGGGAAGGAGCACGTTTGTAGATTTATCGGTTGCGGTCGCAATGATCGCTTCAACTACGTTGTGATGCAGCTACAGGGGAAGAATTTGGCAGAGCTGCGTCGGGCTCAGCCACGTGGAGCCTTCAGTCTCAGCACAACACTGCGGTTGGGATTGCAAATTTTGCGTGCTATTGAGTCCATCCATTCGGTGGGTTTCCTCCATCGGGACATCAAACCGAGTAATTTCTCCGTGGGAAGGCTACCCTACAACAGCCGACGCGTCTATATGCTTGACTTTGGGCTTGCCCGGCAGTACACAACGGGTACGGGTGAGGTTCGTTGCCCACGTGCTGCTGCGGGATTCCGAGGGACTGTTAG gTATGCGAGTATCAATGCGCACAGAAATCGCGAAATGGGTCGTCATGATGATCTGTGGTCGCTATTCTACATGCTAGTGGAATTTGTAAATGGGCAACTGCCGTGGCGAAAGATCAAAGATAAAGAACAAGTTGGGCTGATGAAGGAGAAATATGATCATAGATTGCTCCTGAAGCATCTACCGTCTGATCTCAAGCAATTCCTCGAGCACATCCAGTCACTCATGTATGCCGACAAGCCGGACTACACAATGCTAGCAGGCCTGTTTGAGCGCTGCATGAAGCGTCGTGGGGTTAAGGAGTCCGATCCGTATGATTGGGAAAAGACAGATTCCGGAACAAGTGGTACTGTGATATCTACAAACTCACTCCAGAGCAATCTACCGAGTCAGCTGCGCAACGAACATATGCACTGCAACATGACACAAATGACCGTTGCTGCATCCAATGCCAGCAACATGGAACAAGTGGTACAACCACGACGGGAACCTCCGGCCCAGGTACCCACAACGGAGCCCGTGAATCGCGATAAGGCACCAACATTGGATAAGAATTGCAATGCATCAGCTGTAACACAGCCCCTGGTTGCAGCATCCATGATTCCGCAGCCAACACGATCTCAGGCCCCATCGAGGATTCATCGGCCTGATGTGCACCATCAACCGGGTGTTAAAGCACAATTGCCCCACATTACATCATCCCTCTCGAGTCCGACCAAGAGGCAACTGCAGGCAGAT cagcagcaacaacaggTACAGCAGCAGGGAAAGCAACAAGCTGCAGCAGAACAGGAGAcgaaaaacaatgaaaatacTCCACCAACAACTAAGAATACTGAGAAGGGTAGCATTGGACGCCTTCGGGTACTAACAGCACCACCCACAAGTGTTCACGATTTAG GAAGCTGCACGGAAACAGTTACATCCAATCCGGCACCTCCACCAAATCGTGGGGTGGTCAAGAGTGCCAGCGGTAGGAGGCAGGGTGCTCTGCGTACGGGCTCAAGTTCCAGGGTGACCCAACGTGATCATTCAGTGACTCAATTTGCTGTGATTGACGATGAGAACGTATCGGCTTTGCAACAGATAACACGTGGCGGTGGTGGTGCTCTAACACTGGCATCTCAGTGGAAATCCCAATTTGACGACTCGGAGGAGACAACGGACAACGAGTGGCGGCAGGAGCTGCACAGCCCACAGCATTGGAATCATGGTAGAGCACGGCAGCGTTGCCGCAAAACTCGGCTCAATATCACCGGCATCGAGGACTATCCGAATCTGCAGGAATATCTACCTCATTGCTGGTCAGATCCGGCACTTGGGACAACACTGCGGCAGCATCTAACGCCGCCACTTCTGCAGCAAGCGGCCTTCGACAAAGCC GCTTTTCAACTTGATATCATGCGAAATGTTGGGGTACGTGATAGTAGTCCTGATAGTCAAGTTCCGGTTGAGCCGAAGCCCAAAAATGGTGCTCCAACGTCGACTGTTGGTAGTCTTCCAAACATTGTCCTGCAGGAATTTCCGGTGCTACCACCCAAGAATGCTGAAATCTCAATTGCCGAGGAGAACCCAAAATCTCTGGAGTGTGCCATTAGTGGGAAGTTAGAAATTCGGGTTCTACCACTAG gaacaAGAGCGGTTGAATAG